A stretch of the Uranotaenia lowii strain MFRU-FL chromosome 3, ASM2978415v1, whole genome shotgun sequence genome encodes the following:
- the LOC129753322 gene encoding uncharacterized protein LOC129753322, with protein MANNHESGQLGTPQPEETDFLCPGCDLPNSASNMVQCDTCQAWWHQTCAGVTESVEKRPWSCKFCVPVQNTRAPSTSSSKARRRDLQLQQLEAKRALESQARKLKLQAKLEELDAEKIYVDERFNLLQEQMDSDDSEVSGFEIDPDESQVQSWLESTPESEGAASEVVLSETSRNQGDQQQPHTSSTVTLTTSDRQRRYTGAFPRSNTSAQESSSSRNLWSKSHAWSIMGVHQWESVMLQQGVLRMQDPKSRASIANPGTEATESNSRRQGVEKQPTTEPASYRRASLPDRHFPIPHLVDNSSGSQPGPSKEHPPSLQSTKSKVQLNSTPKLNAGCGFRGPSGAQPKGGNIGTRNQASLGGTGEPSFSRPMSANRNSHPPPLNPLQQTQGRNIPLNTLPRPINDYNAHVNDHLEPYIKQLGLGPNELPVVANVMTSYQPSPSQLATRQVMNRPLPEFSGNPADWPLFISIFTNTTLACGFNPAENLDRLQRSLKGAALEAVRSKLLLPESVPQIIDTLRSLFGRPELLIDSLLTKVRSLPAPKADKLETLMEFGIAVQSLCDHLVAANQRAHLSNPTLMSELVGRLPTQQQLEWSDFSVEFSEVNMEIFGVFMAKLVKTASRVTRYSGSQLKEEKYKPKRGAVNTHTETPREVPKNMPDKKKCPACSRDHRLRDCSKFKSFDVDGRWHFVQQYNICRICLFPHGRRSCRSSSRCGVNACTNRHHPLLHSTKPVAASGTQDNSPSHPVASGNFSHSASEVPFLFRILPITVHGNGNSKEVFAFIDEGSALTLVEEALVKELGIEGTPRELCLQWTGKVSRTERESKVIDLQVSSVTGLKATLKETRTVKKLGLTSQSLNFESLTKQYSHLKGLPVRSYSNATPRVLIGVNNIHLTVPLKIKEGLFHEPKATKTRMGWCVYGGVSTGRSTPLLNYHACSCTSDETLHNIVRDYFSLEEAGVYPSVQIESEADKRARRIMQDTSSRVGDRFQTGLLWRCDDFELPDSYPMAVKRLECLERKLNRHPQLRENVIQQLKNYQAKGYAHRATEEELLNSDPRRVWYLPLGVVTNPKKPSKVRLIWDASATVDQISLNKMLLKGPDELTTLPHVLFRFRQFPVAVCADIAEMFHQIQIIQADRQSQRFLWRTDPQEPPEVYVMDVATFGSTCSPATAQYIKNRNAQEFEKVYPRAVEAIVKCHYVDDYFDSFETELEAAKVAPEVKMIHAKGGFNLRDWRSNRPEVLQHLDGGTTSQPKDLSIESSHGFERVLGMHWLPQEDTLSYSTVLPSEINEVIATKTPPTKRQLLRCLMSFFDPLGLLAAFVVYGKVLLQDVWRFGTSWDEKIDERSFEKWQKWIEYFPKIESLRIPRCYFSEIRTSHYQSLELHIFVDASEDAYAAVAYFRISYREEFKCNLISAKTKVAPLKHCSIPRLELMAAVLGTRLKKFVMEGHTVIPRRVIFWSDSSTVLSWIQSDHRRYSQFVACRVGEILSTTNITDWRWVPSKLNIADHATKWALGPQLQADDTWFSGPEFLQKTEREWPQPRKLTSTPEELKATCVHHVPVDLEVVVAFSRFSKWERLLRSMSFVYRFLDRYLNGFPIRARLPRGHFPGPQEELLAAENALFRMVQMQAFPEEVALLKANQDLPTKCQATIPKSSKLYKLTPYLDERGVLRIDGRVGAAKNVSTGAKFPVILDKDHPVTELIVHYYHQKYLHANFETVVNELRQHFHISQIRPTVKRVIRKCQWCKIYKSKPKIPKMAPLPEARLASYVRPFSFVGLDLFGPVLVKVGRSSVKRWIALFTCMTIRAVHVEVVYTLSTKSCIMGIRRFIGRRGAPIEIHSDNGTNFRGADNILQQQILKFHEDMAATFTNTSTKWVFIPPGTPHMGGCWERMVRSVKTALEASIQDGRKLDDEALYTLIVDAEGIVNSRPLTYLPLESEENEALTPNHFLLGSSTGVKQPPMNFIDLGRTSNRTWNLIQNQLDGFWRRWIREYLPTITKRTKWFGEVKPVAAGDLVVVVNEGRRNGWVRGKVLEVILGSDGRVRKAIIQTTRGLSRQAVSKLAVLDVLPTCNKGSPASSTCVTGGRMLTTGSTAGGALCDEDRRCQSSDV; from the coding sequence ATGGCAAATAACCATGAAAGCGGCCAACTTGGAACGCCACAACCGGAGGAAACGGACTTCCTGTGCCCAGGATGCGATCTTCCGAATTCGGCCAGCAATATGGTGCAGTGTGACACGTGTCAAGCTTGGTGGCACCAAACATGTGCCGGTGTAACGGAGTCCGTCGAGAAGCGACCGTGGAGCTGCAAATTTTGTGTTCCGGTTCAGAACACACGAGCTCCCAGCACGTCCAGTTCCAAGGCTCGTCGTCGCGACCTCCAATTGCAGCAGCTAGAGGCAAAGCGCGCACTGGAGAGTCAAGCAAGGAAGTTGAAACTGCAGGCCAAGTTAGAGGAACTTGATGCagaaaaaatttatgttgatgAACGGTTCAATCTACTCCAGGAACAAATGGATTCCGATGACAGCGAGGTAAGCGGTTTCGAAATAGATCCGGATGAGTCGCAGGTTCAAAGCTGGTTGGAATCAACACCCGAATCGGAAGGTGCAGCAAGCGAGGTAGTTCTTTCGGAAACTTCGCGCAATCAAGGTGACCAGCAGCAGCCCCATACGAGCAGCACAGTCACACTCACCACTTCCGATCGACAACGACGATACACCGGTGCATTTCCCCGTAGTAATACTAGCGCACAGGAAAGCTCTAGCTCCCGTAACCTATGGAGCAAATCACACGCTTGGTCGATCATGGGCGTGCACCAGTGGGAGTCGGTTATGCTACAGCAAGGCGTTCTTCGAATGCAGGATCCGAAATCGCGCGCCAGCATCGCGAATCCAGGTACCGAGGCCACAGAATCCAATTCTAGAAGGCAAGGAGTGGAAAAGCAGCCAACAACAGAACCAGCTAGTTATCGGCGAGCATCGCTACCGGATCGACATTTTCCGATCCCACATTTGGTGGACAATTCGTCTGGGTCTCAACCGGGACCATCCAAGGAACATCCCCCGAGTCTTCAATCAACCAAATCGAAGGTTCAGCTAAATTCGACACCAAAGTTGAATGCCGGATGCGGTTTTCGAGGTCCAAGTGGTGCACAGCCGAAAGGTGGCAACATCGGGACGAGGAACCAGGCGTCGTTGGGAGGTACTGGAGAGCCTTCGTTCAGCCGCCCAATGTCGGCGAACCGTAACAGCCATCCTCCCCCTCTCAACCCCCTCCAGCAAACACAAGGTAGGAACATTCCACTTAATACTTTGCCCAGACCAATAAATGATTATAATGCCCATGTTAATGACCACCTCGAACCATATATTAAGCAACTCGGCCTCGGACCTAATGAGCTGCCAGTTGTTGCAAATGTTATGACCTCGTATCAACCATCCCCCTCGCAACTAGCCACACGCCAGGTCATGAACCGACCTTTGCCAGAATTTTCCGGTAACCCAGCCGACTGGCCGTTATTTATCAGCATTTTCACAAATACTACCCTGGCGTGCGGTTTCAACCCAGCTGAGAATCTCGATCGTTTGCAGCGCTCTTTGAAAGGCGCAGCTTTAGAAGCCGTGCGCAGTAAACTTCTACTTCCCGAGTCTGTGCCTCAAATTATAGACACTCTGCGTTCTTTATTCGGCCGACCAGAGCTTCTTATTGATTCCCTGTTGACAAAGGTCAGATCCCTTCCCGCTCCTAAAGCAGACAAGTTAGAAACACTGATGGAGTTCGGTATAGCGGTGCAAAGCCTGTGCGACCATTTAGTAGCCGCGAATCAACGCGCACATTTGTCGAATCCCACGTTAATGTCTGAGCTTGTCGGTCGTCTTCCCACGCAGCAGCAACTCGAGTGGTCTGATTTTAGTGTTGAGTTCAGTGAAGTGAACATGGAAATCTTCGGTGTGTTCATGGCCAAGTTGGTGAAGACTGCAAGTAGAGTGACTCGTTACAGTGGGTCTCAGTTGAAGGAGGAGAAGTACAAGCCCAAGCGGGGTGCAGTGAATACACACACCGAGACTCCCAGAGAAGTTCCCAAGAATATGCCCGATAAGAAGAAGTGTCCCGCCTGTTCTCGAGATCACCGGTTGCGGGACTGCAGCAAATTCAAGTCATTCGATGTGGACGGAAGGTGGCATTTTGTTCAACAATACAACATCTGCAGGATCTGTCTGTTCCCACATGGAAGAAGATCTTGCCGAAGCAGTAGTCGCTGTGGAGTCAATGCATGTACCAATCGACATCATCCATTGCTTCATTCAACCAAACCAGTAGCAGCTAGTGGTACTCAAGATAATTCGCCATCACATCCAGTCGCAAGCGGAAATTTCTCTCATAGTGCTTCAGAGGTTCCGTTTCTGTTCCGCATTCTACCTATTACGGTTCACGGCAATGGCAATTCGAAGGAGGTGTTCGCATTCATCGACGAAGGTTCTGCGCTTACGTTGGTGGAGGAAGCGTTGGTGAAAGAGCTTGGCATTGAAGGTACCCCGCGAGAACTGTGTCTACAATGGACTGGTAAAGTATCACGAACAGAACGAGAATCGAAGGTGATTGATCTGCAAGTTTCGAGCGTGACGGGATTGAAGGCAACTCTGAAAGAGACAAGGACTGTAAAGAAGTTGGGCCTCACAAGTCAGTCACTGAATTTCGAAAGTTTAACAAAGCAATATTCCCATCTCAAGGGACTTCCGGTCAGGAGCTACAGCAATGCTACTCCGCGCGTTCTGATCGGGGTCAACAACATCCATCTCACTGTTCCGCTGAAAATCAAAGAAGGCCTATTTCATGAACCAAAGGCTACCAAAACCAGGATGGGTTGGTGTGTGTACGGAGGCGTTTCAACGGGTAGATCTACTCCATTGCTGAACTATCATGCTTGTAGTTGCACTAGTGATGAAACCTTGCACAACATAGTCCGCGATTACTTTTCGTTGGAAGAAGCTGGTGTTTACCCTTCTGTTCAGATAGAGTCCGAAGCTGATAAGCGAGCACGAAGAATTATGCAAGATACGTCCTCCAGAGTAGGGGATAGATTCCAAACTGGGCTATTATGGCGATGCGATGACTTCGAACTTCCAGATTCATATCCGATGGCAGTCAAACGACTAGAGTGTTTGGAGCGGAAACTAAATCGACACCCACAGTTACGGGAAAACGTTATCCAGCAGCTCAAGAACTACCAAGCCAAGGGATACGCTCATAGAGCCACAGAAGAAGAACTCCTGAACTCCGATCCGCGACGTGTGTGGTACTTACCGCTCGGAGTTGTTACCAATCCTAAAAAGCCATCAAAAGTACGTCTTATCTGGGATGCGTCTGCTACCGTTGATCAAATATCGCTGAATAAAATGCTGCTTAAAGGACCTGATGAGTTAACAACGTTGCCTCATGTGCTTTTCCGTTTCCGTCAGTTCCCAGTCGCCGTTTGTGCGGACATAGCCGAGATGTTCCACCAAATACAAATAATCCAAGCTGATCGTCAATCGCAGAGATTTCTCTGGCGTACAGACCCTCAAGAACCCCCGGAAGTCTATGTGATGGATGTAGCAACATTTGGTTCCACCTGTTCCCCGGCTACAGCGCAGTATATCAAAAATAGAAACGCGCAAGAGTTTGAGAAGGTCTATCCACGGGCGGTTGAAGCCATAGTTAAGTGTCACTACGTGGATGACTACTTTGACAGTTTCGAGACGGAACTAGAAGCGGCAAAGGTTGCGCCGGAAGTTAAGATGATCCACGCAAAAGGCGGGTTCAATTTACGTGACTGGAGATCTAATAGACCGGAAGTCCTACAACATCTTGATGGTGGAACCACATCACAACCAAAAGATCTGAGCATAGAGAGCTCTCATGGCTTTGAACGTGTTCTCGGCATGCATTGGTTGCCCCAGGAAGATACCTTAAGCTACTCCACAGTTCTACCATCCGAAATAAATGAAGTCATTGCTACGAAAACACCTCCAACGAAACGACAACTACTACGATGCCTAATGTCCTTTTTCGACCCCCTTGGTCTCTTGGCAGCATTCGTCGTTTACGGAAAAGTCCTTTTGCAAGACGTCTGGCGATTCGGAACATCTTGGGATGAGAAAATCGATGAAAGGTCCTTCGAGAAGTGGCAGAAATGGATAGAGTATTTTCCGAAGATTGAAAGCTTGCGTATTCCTCGTTGCTACTTTTCTGAAATCCGAACCAGTCATTATCAGAGTTTGGAACTACACATCTTCGTAGATGCCAGCGAAGACGCCTATGCCGCCGTAGCTTACTTCCGCATTTCGTATCGAGAGGAATTCAAGTGTAACTTAATATCAGCCAAAACTAAAGTAGCGCCGCTCAAACACTGTTCTATTCCTCGTTTGGAGCTGATGGCCGCAGTGCTTGGAACGCGTCTGAAGAAGTTCGTGATGGAAGGTCATACAGTAATTCCCCGACGTGTAATATTCTGGTCCGATTCAAGTACCGTTCTTTCGTGGATTCAGTCCGACCACCGGCGATATTCGCAGTTTGTAGCGTGCCGTGTAGGAGAGATATTGTCAACAACCAACATCACCGACTGGCGATGGGTTCCGTCGAAGTTGAACATTGCTGACCATGCCACCAAATGGGCCCTTGGGCCACAGCTGCAGGCGGACGATACGTGGTTTAGTGGTCCAGAGTTTCTGCAGAAGACCGAGAGGGAATGGCCTCAACCGAGAAAGCTAACATCGACGCCAGAAGAGCTTAAGGCCACCTGCGTACATCACGTGCCCGTTGATCTCGAAGTAGTGGTCGCGTTTTCCCGATTTTCAAAGTGGGAGCGGCTGTTACGATCTATGTCATTCGTGTACCGATTTCTGGACCGATACCTGAACGGATTTCCAATTCGCGCCAGGCTGCCGCGTGGACATTTCCCGGGGCCACAAGAAGAGTTGTTAGCAGCAGAAAATGCCTTGTTTCGTATGGTCCAGATGCAGGCCTTCCCAGAAGAAGTAGCTCTACTGAAAGCCAATCAAGATCTTCCAACTAAATGCCAAGCTACTATACCCAAGTCGAGTAAACTCTACAAGTTGACACCGTACCTCGATGAACGTGGCGTACTTCGTATAGACGGACGAGTCGGAGCGGCGAAAAATGTTTCCACCGGTGCTAAGTTTCCGGTAATCCTCGACAAAGATCATCCTGTGACAGAACTAATAGTCCACTATTATCACCAGAAGTACCTACACGCCAATTTCGAAACCGTTGTTAATGAGCTGCGGCAGCATTTCCACATCAGTCAGATCCGCCCAACTGTAAAGAGAGTTATCCGTAAATGTCAGTGGTGCAAGATCTACAAGTCGAAGCCGAAGATTCCCAAGATGGCACCCCTACCCGAGGCAAGGCTTGCCTCCTACGTACGCCCCTTCAGTTTCGTGGGTTTGGATCTCTTTGGCCCGGTGTTGGTGAAAGTGGGAAGAAGTTCGGTCAAGCGGTGGATTGCCCTTTTCACCTGCATGACCATCAGAGCCGTTCACGTAGAAGTGGTCTACACGCTGAGTACAAAATCCTGCATCATGGGTATCCGCAGGTTCATAGGACGACGAGGAGCTCCTATTGAGATCCATTCCGACAACGGGACTAACTTCCGTGGTGCGGACAACATACTGCAGCAACAAATTCTCAAGTTCCACGAAGATATGGCCGCTACGTTTACCAATACCTCCACGAAATGGGTCTTCATACCTCCCGGAACCCCTCATATGGGGGGTTGCTGGGAACGCATGGTACGATCAGTTAAGACAGCTCTCGAGGCCAGTATTCAAGATGGGAGAAAGCTAGACGATGAAGCCTTGTACACCTTAATCGTCGACGCCGAAGGAATTGTTAACTCGCGGCCGCTTACTTATTTGCCGCTGGAGTCTGAGGAGAATGAAGCGCTAACCCCAAACCATTTTCTTTTGGGTAGTTCTACAGGGGTCAAACAACCGCCGATGAACTTCATCGACTTGGGCAGAACATCGAACCGAACCTGGAATCTTATTCAAAACCAGCTGGATGGGTTTTGGCGGCGTTGGATTCGGGAATACCTCCCGACTATCACGAAGCGTACGAAATGGTTCGGAGAAGTTAAACCGGTTGCAGCAGGAGACTTAGTAGTAGTCGTAAACGAGGGAAGAAGAAATGGTTGGGTTCGAGGTAAGGTCTTAGAGGTCATATTGGGCTCAGATGGTCGAGTTAGGAAAGCGATTATTCAGACGACCAGAGGTCTTAGTCGTCAAGCAGTGTCCAAGTTGGCCGTTTTGGACGTCTTACCTACTTGTAACAAAGGATCTCCCGCTTCATCGACCTGTGTTACGGGGGGGAGGATGTTGACAACTGGGAGCACTGCAGGAGGTGCACTTTGCGACGAGGATCGTCGCTGTCAATCAAGTGACGTTTAG